In Podospora pseudopauciseta strain CBS 411.78 chromosome 3, whole genome shotgun sequence, one genomic interval encodes:
- a CDS encoding hypothetical protein (EggNog:ENOG503NTW1; COG:Q), whose amino-acid sequence MSKFYTIIAGVGAGTGRSLALRFAKSYPVILLARTPQSYDPIVTEITSLGGQALGIPTDTSDATSLASAFQTIKDHHKDAHLAAAIYNVGAGFAVKPFLSLTPTDLSASLSSNAVGLFNFAQQTLPLLLSSVSASPPHPPSLIVTGATASVRGSPKFATFAAGKFAARALTQSLAREFGPQGVHVAHVIVDGVIDIPRTKQWEANGGVEDGKINSDAIAESYWHLHTQHRSAFTQELDLRPYVEKF is encoded by the exons ATGTCCAAATTCtacaccatcatcgccggcGTAGGCGCAGGAACAGGCCGCTCACTAGCCCTCCGCTTCGCTAAATCCTACCCCGTCATCCTCCTAGCCCGCACCCCCCAATCCTACGACCCCATTGTCACTGaaatcacctccctcggcggACAAGCCCTCGGCATCCCCACCGACACCTCCGACGCCACCTCCCTAGCCTCCGCCTTCCAAACAATCAAAGACCACCACAAAGACGCCCACCTCGCCGCGGCAATCTACAACGTCGGCGCCGGCTTCGCTGTCAaacccttcctctccctcacccccaccgACCTCTCCgcttccctctcctccaacgcgGTCGGCCTCTTCAACTTTGCGCAGCAgaccctcccccttttgctctcctccgtctctgcttcccctcctcaccccccttctctcaTCGTGACCGGAGCTACCGCTTCTGTGAGGGGTTCCCCTAAGTTCGCTACCTTTGCGGCAGGGAAGTTTGCTGCTAGGGCGTTGACCCAAAGCTTGGCGAGAGAGTTTGGTCCTCAGGGGGTGCACGTGGCGCATGTTATTGTTGACGGGGTGATTGACATCCCTCGTACCAAACAGTGGGAGGCGAACGGGGgcgtggaggatgggaagatCAATAGTGATGCT ATTGCGGAGAGTTACTGGCATTTGCACACGCAGCATAGGTCTGCGTTTACGCAAGAGTTGGATTTGAGGCCGTATGTGGAGAAGTTTTAA
- a CDS encoding hypothetical protein (COG:S; EggNog:ENOG503P6Z3; BUSCO:EOG09265RGI) has product MDIPRPTSALHPGSPPELTPTEQEVLEEYERLADNMKKLASLLDTLASNPTVEILDGLRELERKTSLVFTLLKASVYSIVLQQEMGWGGGGDQQQQQQQHQEGDHYDDDDDDDDDE; this is encoded by the exons ATGGACATCCCCCGCCCCACCTCCGCCCTCCACCCCGGCTCCCCCCCAGAACTCACCCCAACAGAGCAAGAAGTCCTCGAGGAATATGAGCGGTTGGCAGATAACATGAAAAAG ctcgcctccctcctcgacaccCTAGCCTCCAACCCCACAGTCGAAATCCTCGACGGCCTCCGCGAGCTCGAGCGCAAGACCTCGTTGGTGTTCACCCTCCTAAAAGCAAGTGTCTACAGCATTGTTCTGCAGCAGGAGATGGGCtggggcggcgggggtgatcagcaacaacaacaacaacaacatcaggAGGGGGATCactatgatgatgatgatgatgatgatgatgatgagtga
- the wos2 gene encoding p23 chaperone protein wos2 (COG:O; BUSCO:EOG09265BE5; EggNog:ENOG503P2NF): MASTVTPEVLWAQRSSNADPEKNFIYLTINVPDVPASNIKLDVKPTGLTFTGHSDTLKKTYHVELEFYAEIDPTASKINHTARDVEMKLRKKELTEEYWPRLLKESKKMHFLKTDFDKWVDEDEQNEAEEEDFSQFGGMGGMPGMGGAGGDFGGIDFSKLGAGAGMPEGDDEEESDDDMPPLEGEEEEAAKKDAPKADDGKEVA; encoded by the exons ATGGCCAGCACCGTAACACCTGAGG TCCTCTGGGCGCAGCgctcctccaacgccgacCCCGAGAAGAACTTTATCTACCTCACCATCAACGTCCCCGATGTGCCAGCGTCCAATATCAAGCTGGACGTGAAGCCCACCGGTCTCACATTCACCGGTCACTCCGACACCCTCAAGAAGACCTACCATGTCGAGCTCGAGTTCTACGCCGAGATCGACCCTACCGCGAGCAAAATCAACCACACGGCTCGCGACGTTGAGATGAAGCTGCGCAAGAAGGAGCTGACCGAGGAGTACTGGCCTCGCCTGCTCAAGGAGTCTAAAAAGATGCACTTCCTCAAGACCGATTTCGACAAgtgggttgatgaggacgagcagaacgaggctgaggaggaggacttcTCGCAATTTGGTGGCATGG GTGGCATGCCTGGCATGG GTGGCGCTGGCGGCGACTTCGGTGGCATCGATTTCTCCAAGCTTGGTGCTGGGGCTGGTATGCCCGAgggcgatgacgaggaggaatcGGACGACGACATGCCTCCTCtcgagggtgaagaggaggaggccgccAAGAAGGACGCCCCCAAGGCGGACGATGGCAAGGAGGTTGCTTAA
- the YRA1_2 gene encoding RNA-binding RNA annealing protein (COG:A; EggNog:ENOG503NXQF) yields MGKLDQSLDEILSSQRKNSQGRRRSQRRSVGAKPAAAPAGGIQKTTKPARTASKPASGKGAGLTGESKIMVSNLPKDVSEAQIKVCYYQ; encoded by the exons ATGGGCAAACTCGATCAGTCTCTGGATGAGATCCTCTCCAGCCAGCGCAAGAATAGCCAGGGCCGTCGCCGCTCCCAGCGTCGCTCTGTTGGCGCCAAGCCTGCCGCTGCCCCCGCCGGTGGCATCCAGAAAACCACCAAGCCTGCCCGGACTGCATCCAAGCCTGCTTCTGGCAAAGGTGCCGGTTTGACCGGTGAGAGCAAGATCATGGTCAGCAACCTG CCCAAGGATGTTTCCGAAGCGCAGATCAAGGTATGTTACTACCAGTGA
- the YRA1_1 gene encoding RNA-binding RNA annealing protein (COG:A; EggNog:ENOG503NXQF): MLVGGCCSLLCSLFLVTLSKRTLATRWLFKDAGLWDLRLEYFQQAVGQVKKVEISYGPGGVSRGLAHVTFHHADGASKAFSTLNGLLIDNRPVKVEVIVASADLIPQPKTLAQRIAQPKAQPKSAATVKHGANGAKGAPAAGKAGAKKAPRKGRNNRPAKKTAEELDSEMADYFDSGATEPAAANAAAAPAAGGDAAMEEDVL; encoded by the exons ATGCTTGTTGGGGGGTGTTGCTCACTGCTCTGCTCGCTATTTTTGGTTACGCTTTCGAAACGAACTCTCGCTACACGATGGCTCTTCAAGGACGCTGGTCTTTGGGACTTGAGACTA GAATACTTCCAGCAAGCTGTTGGTCAGGTCAAGAAGGTCGAGATCTCCTACGGCCCCGGGGGTGTCAGCCGTGGTCTCGCCCACGTCACTTTCCACCACGCCGATGGAGCCAGCAAAGCTTTCTCCACTCTCAATGGTCTTCTCATTGACAATCGCCCGGTCAAG GTCGAGGTGATCGTTGCTTCTGCCGATCTCATTCCCCAGCCCAAGACTCTGGCTCAGCGTATTGCGCAGCCCAAGGCTCAACCCAAGTCTGCCGCCACTGTCAAGCATGGTGCCAATGGCGCCAAGGGTGCTCCCGCTGCTGGCAAGGCTGGCGCCAAGAAGGCTCCTCGCAAGGGCCGCAACAACCGCCCAGCCAAGAAGACTGCCGAGGAGCTTGACTCTGAGATGGCTGACTACTTTGACAGCGGTGCCACTGAgcctgccgccgccaacgctgccgccgccccagctgccggtggtgatgctgcgatggaggaggacgttCTTTAA
- the NRC2 gene encoding serine/threonine protein kinase, AGC (COG:T; EggNog:ENOG503NUP7): protein MPSTKSTNGDSHFQQKIKSFFRINSSSSSRDATTPDRERGGVSGPLRSENNKPSRNTRFFSVGRLRSATTASEGHPLDEAMSPTAHANPYFAHQGQPGLRHHNDGSVPPSPPDTPMLKVDGPNGGPVEKISASTKEELARKLRRVASAPNAQGLFSKGNGSGERPQTAELSKEPLAESKDSTSVGFADAQTPPGSAVELATSVPEGDSLGALPPPNQSPLAFRRTYSSNSIKVRNVEVGPQSFDKIKLIGKGDVGKVYLVREKKSSRLYAMKVLSKKEMIKRNKIKRALAEQEILATSNHPFIVTLYHSFQSEDYLYLCMEYCSGGEFFRALQTRPGKCISEDDARFYAAEVTAALEYLHLMGFIYRDLKPESMSRSLHAPCGMCADNPSQIFCFISLAISCFQISTCQNSLIPAASRR, encoded by the exons ATGCCGTCAACCAAAAGCACAAATGGCGATAGCCACTTCCAGCAAAAGATAAAGAGTTTCTTCCGCATCAACTCGTCCAGCAGCAGTCGCGATGCCACCACCCCGGACCGGGAGCGCGGCGGCGTCTCGGGCCCCCTGCGCTCCGAGAACAACAAGCCCTCCCGCAACACGAGGTTCTTCAGCGTCGGCCGCCTGCGCAGCGCGACCACCGCTAGCGAGGGACATCCGCTCGACGAGGCCATGAGCCCGACTGCTCATGCGAACCCCTACTTTGCCCACCAGGGCCAGCCCGGCCTACGACATCACAATGACGGGTCCGTACCCCCGAGTCCACCCGACACCCCGATGCTCAAGGTCGACGGCCCCAACGGCGGGCCCGTGGAGAAGATATCGGCGAgcaccaaggaggagctcgCGAGGAAATTGAGGAGGGTTGCCAGTGCCCCGAATGCACAGGGCTTGTTTTCCAAGGGCAACGGCAGCGGGGAAAGACCACAAACCGCCGAGCTTAGCAAGGAGCCTCTCGCCGAGAGTAAGGACTCGACGAGCGTGGGATTTGCCGACGCCCAGACACCACCCGGCAGCGCGGTGGAATTGGCCACGTCTGTGCCGGAAGGGGATAGCCTCGGGGCGCTGCCACCACCGAACCAGTCGCCGTTGGCGTTCCGCAGGACGTATAGCTCCAACTCGATCAAGGTCCGGAATGTGGAGGTAGGCCCCCAGAGTTTCGACAAGATCAAGTTGATTGGTAAGGGTGATGTGGGTAAGGTGTAtttggtgagggagaagaagagttCAAGGCTGTATGCCATGAAGG TGTTGAGCAAGAAGGAAATGATCAAGCGCAACAAGATCAAGAGAGCGCTGGCAGAGCAGGAAATCCTCGCGACGAGCAATCACCCTTTTATCGTCACTCTCTATCACTCTTTCCAGTCCGAGGACTACCTCTATCTATGCATGGAGTACTGCAGCGGCGGCGAGTTTTTCAGGGCGTTGCAGACGAGACCGGGCAAGTGCATATCGGAGGATGACGCCCGCTTCTATGCGGCTGAGGTTACGGCCGCGTTGGAGTACTTGCATCTGATGGGTTTCATTTACCGGGATCTGAAGCCAGAGAGTATGTCTCGATCACTGCATGCGCCGTGTGGGATGTGCGCTGACAACCCGTCACAGATATTCTGCTTCATCAGTCTGGCCATATCATGCTTTCAGATTTCGACTTGTCAAAACAGTCTGATCCCGGCGGCAAGCCGACGATGA
- the MRPS5 gene encoding 28S ribosomal protein S5, mitochondrial (BUSCO:EOG092634G9; EggNog:ENOG503NTWH; COG:J): MSVAARPAARRLASSVGFLSTTAPTTTTSTTSSSSSRTPPQSRPFSSTPAPQARKHRFRSITAHEMGLIKKNPAAVPDEEIEKLRAKSRFRPLTSRDLGVPEKRDPLASQESLDEFTAETFTKYTPAEKAELARMYTPEQIAALEAGEATINPRDLTIQGRLRTDIYRMPYIDDFAEHQPIIDKRPPASRSRKISPPDPNARFMNTDEFVSDLIQWADKFRVGEPTGTLRRLEDFVPEEWKKVKEGQWPGEVRDDAHKEFKKYLQEEINKAAKQQENGGVVSGGPTDADVLSYIIERSVMTDKNIQTQSSLALALPDKVPGVAGLYKAAVDPADEGLDETGIYQDLKRRSGMSVQEILALQCKTLVVNYVSNQTRMGKIQSTVTIVVAGNGDGWVGLGYAKSQEPMVAATKARLDAISKMRPVRRYENRTIFGNVEAKVSGTVVKLFARPPGFGLRVQHRIFEICRAAGIYDLSARVPRSRNPMNTVKATFEALFNQKDPEEIAMGRGRKLVDVRKVYYGGATQ, translated from the exons ATGAGTGTGGCAGCTCGCCCAGCAGCCAGGAGGCTCGCCTCCTCGGTTGGCTTCCTCTCGACGACAGCCCCGACGACAACCACTTCcacaacctcgtcctcgtcctctcgaacaccaccacaatcccgccccttctcctccacccccgccccccaagCCCGTAAGCACCGCTTCCGCAGCATCACCGCCCACGAAATGGGCCTCATCAAAAAGAACCCCGCCGCCGTCCCAGACGAGGAAATAGAAAAGCTCCGCGCCAAGTCCCGATTCCGCCCCCTCACCTCGCGCGACCTGGGCGTGCCCGAAAAACGCGACCCCCTGGCCTCCCAGGAGAGCCTCGACGAGTTCACGGCGGAAACCTTCACAAAGTACACCCCCGCCGAAAAAGCCGAGCTCGCCAGGATGTACACCCCCGAGCAAATTGCCGCCCTCGAGGCCGGCGAAGCGACCATCAACCCGAGGGATCTCACCATTCAGGGGAGGCTGAGAACCGACATCTACCGCATGCCGTATATTGACGACTTTGCCGAGCACCAGCCCATTATCGACAAGCGCCCCCCCGCCTCCCGCAGCAGGAAGATCTCCCCCCCCGACCCGAACGCGAGGTTCATGAACACGGATGAGTTTGTTAGTGATTTGATCCAGTGGGCGGACAAGTTTCGTGTTGGGGAGCCGACGGGGACGTTGAGGAGACTGGAGGACTTTGTTCCGGAGGAGTGGAAAAAGGTCAAGGAGGGACAGTGGcctggggaggtgagggatgaTGCTCACAAGGAGTTTAAAAAGTATCtgcaggaggagatcaacaaggcggccaagcagcaggagaatgggggggttgtgagCGGTGGGCCGACGGATGCGGATGTGCTGAGCTATATCATTGAGCGGTCGGTCATGACGGACAAGAATATCCAGACTCAAAGCTCGCTCGCGCTGGCGTTGCCGGATAAGGTGCCTGGTGTGGCGGGGTTGTACAAGGCGGCGGTTGACCCGGCGGATGAGGGGTTGGACGAGACGGGTATCTACCAGgatttgaagaggaggagcgggaTGAGTGTGCAGGAGATTCTGGCGCTGCAGTGCAAGACGTTGGTGGTGAATTATGTGAGCAACCAGACGAGGATGGGCAAGATTCAGAGCACGGTCACGATTGTGGTTGCGGGCAACGGGGACGGGtgggtggggttggggtatGCGAAGAGCCAGGAGCCGATGGTGGCGGCCACGAAGGCGAGGTTGGACGCCATCAGCAAGATgaggccggtgaggaggTATGAGAATAGGACGATTTTTGGGAACGTGGAGGCCAAGGTTTCGGGGACGGTGGTGAAGTTGTTTGCTAGGCCGCctg GGTTCGGTCTGAGAGTCCAGCACCGCATTTTCGAAATCTGCCGCGCGGCGGGTATTTATGATCTGTCGGCTCGCGTCCCCCGGTCTCGCAACCCGATGAACACGGTCAAGGCCACGTTTGAGGCGCTGTTTAACCAAAAGGACCCCGAGGAGATCGCCatgggacgggggaggaagctggtggATGTGAGAAAGGTGTATTATGGCGGTGCTACTCAGTAA
- the TMA46 gene encoding Translation machinery-associated protein 46 (BUSCO:EOG09264DJ8; COG:S; EggNog:ENOG503NUR0), producing MPPKKDQKGGGKKVDAKKIVEDKTFGMKNKKGSAAQKTIAHLQSSMRSAGSAEQKKKEAEKAAREREKKAAEDAKREAELLLNKPAQIQKVPFGVDPKTVLCIFFKKGNCEKGKKCKFSHDLEVERKVEKKNLYTDTREDEDKKKQETSADWDEEKLRSVVLSKKGNQRTTTDKVCKFFISAIEDGKYGWFWVCPNGGDKCMYKHALPPGFVLKTKEQRAAEKALLDKSPLKTLTIEEFLESERHKLTGTLTPVTPETFAKWKKERLDKKAAEEALRKAKEATGRALFESGNWRTMDDDDEPEEDDAAWNLEKLRQETEALRIKKEEERLAQLHGIPLPATEATAEAGPSEPGT from the exons ATGCCTCCGAAGAAGGATCAGAAGGGCGGCGGGAAGAAGGTGGACGCCAAGAAGATTGTCGAGGACAAGACCTTTGGCatgaagaacaagaagggTTCTGCCGCTCAGAAGACGATTGCCCATCTCCAGTCGTCCATGAGATCAGCTGGTAGTGctgagcagaagaagaaggaggccgagaaggctgCCCGTGAGcgtgagaagaaggccgccgaGGACGCGAAGAGGGAGGCCGAGCTGCTCCTCAATAAGCCAGCCCAGATTCAAAAGGTTCCTTTTGGTGTCGATCCCAAGACGGTGCTGTGCATTTTCTTCAAGAAGGGCAACTGTGAAAAGGGCAAGAAGTGCAAGTTCTCGCACGACCTAGAGGTGGAACGAAAGGTGGAAAAGAAGAATCTATACACCGATACTAGAGAAgacgaggacaagaagaagcaggaaaCATCGGCCGACTGGGACGAAGAGAAGCTGCGTTCCGTCGTTTTGTCAAAGAAGGGCAACCagcgcaccaccaccgacaagGTGTGCAAGTTCTTCATTTCAGCCATCGAGGACGGCAAGTACGGTTGGTTCTGGGTCTGCCCGAACGGCGGTGACAAGTGCATGTACAAGCATGCCCTTCCACCTGG ATTCGTCCTTAAGACCAAGGAGCAGCGTGCGGCGGAGAAGGCTTTGCTCGACAAGTCGCCACTCAAGACGCTCACCATCGAAGAGTTCCTCGAGTCCGAAAGACACAAGCTCACCGGCACCCTCACACCTGTCACCCCCGAGACGTTCGccaagtggaagaaggagcgcttggacaagaaggcggccgaggaggctctcaggaaggccaaggaagccACTGGTCGTGCGCTGTTCGAAAGTGGCAACTGGCGGACaatggacgacgacgacgagccaGAAGAAGACGATGCTGCATGGAACTTGGAGAAGCTACGCCAGGAGACGGAGGCACTCAGgatcaagaaggaagaggaacgGTTGGCTCAGCTCCACGGCATCCCCTTGCCGGCAACAGAGGCGACTGCGGAGGCTGGGCCATCAGAGCCTGGCACTTGA
- the VPS24 gene encoding Vacuolar protein-sorting-associated protein 24 (COG:U; BUSCO:EOG0926510L; EggNog:ENOG503P12C), which produces METFRSLFTKPDPQAQVRKCNALLRQNIRRIDRDILNARAIETKTKNLILAADKRAQRLGPNHQQTKQAQREIRDFARELVKRRKETNRLHTFKAQLTSVQMQVNEAFALRKIEGSIKASVGIMKDVNTLIRLPELAGTMQELSVELMKAGIIEEMVGDALPETEVYEEEEEEAEEEVEKVLGEILKDRMDKTGALPSAPLPQKQKQQQQQVEEDEEEDTEAMMDQMRNRLEALRS; this is translated from the exons atggaAACCTTCcgctccctcttcaccaaaCCCGACCCTCAAGCACAG GTGCGCAAATGCAacgccctcctccgccaaaaCATCCGCCGCATCGACCGCGACATCCTCAACGCCCGCGCAATcgaaaccaaaaccaaaaacctcatcctcgcaGCCGACAAACGCGCCCAACGCCTCGGCCCAAACCACCAGCAAACCAAGCAAGCCCAGCGCGAAATCCGCGACTTCGCCCGCGAGCTCGTCAAGCGCCGCAAGGAGACCAACCGTCTCCACACCTTCAAAGCCCAGCTCACCTCCGTCCAAATGCAAGTCAATGAAGCATTCGCCCTCCGCAAGATAGAAGGGAGCATCAAAGCCAGCGTCGGCATCATGAAGGACGTCAACACCTTGATTCGCCTGCCCGAGCTGGCGGGGACGATGCAGGAGTTGAGTGTGGAGTTGATGAAGGCGGGGATTATAGAGGAGATGGTCGGGGATGCGCTGCCCGAGACGGAGGTgtatgaagaagaggaggaggaggctgaggaggaggtggagaaggtgttgggtgaGATCTTGAAGGATAGGATGGACAAGACGGGTGCGCTGCCTAGTGCGCCGCTCCCGCAGAAgcaaaagcagcagcagcaacaggtggaggaggacgaggaggaggatacaGAGGCCATGATGGACCAGATGAGGAATCGgttggaggcgttgaggagTTGA
- a CDS encoding hypothetical protein (COG:S; EggNog:ENOG503P41V) has protein sequence MPWDPKWEAEGAAGNSASGSVSADLGYEHENGEGREEDDYDDGEEETNGRRNNHQPRQNGRTGHVEDFQDEQEEEEEWDGDQMDVDDELPEEHQLLDLTPQRDSDTTPRPKQRVFGLAVPISERFQVILHSSPKKVAYTVITQEELSADELVTPDVLPSLRPHGFYGTGQQTLKSSKVNEIERSASNTSEPTDDTTQSKKQRGRPKGWRPGQAYSTSTPGSTTSNKVKKSVGRPLGSGKTGRPSGKLKPEGESRGRPGRKPAQTARDQYKKLNPKFPVFICEWEGCPAQLHNLETLRKHIFIVHGQPEVSPAPSSSSSAVAGPDEKHSDDGLIVCKWAKCISSPTPRFQDDFRTHVEEVHLVPFAWHCGDGPQNTSVSPKPEVMLPALPKYLFDEAGRQVTPSVADQQLETDEDKRRRVSKIAALTEKANENAPDEPEYDEKQMELIIAFMEKRNLRQRELKKYAEWVTGEGVILPVEEKEERDKWRGRMR, from the coding sequence ATGCCTTGGGATCCGAAATGGGAGGCGGAAGGAGCTGCCGGTAATTCAGCATCAGGCAGTGTTTCGGCCGACCTGGGTTATGAGCATGAAAATGgcgaggggagggaggaggatgattatgatgatggagaggaggaaacCAACGGCCGTCGCAATAATCACCAACCACGACAAAATGGGCGCACGGGTCATGTGGAAGATTTTCAGGAcgaacaagaagaggaagaggagtggGACGGGGATCAAATGGACGTCGACGATGAACTACCTGAAGAACACCAACTATTGGACCTCACACCACAACGAGATTCCGACACCACCCCAAGACCAAAGCAAAGAGTCTTTGGACTAGCAGTACCGATATCCGAGCGATTTCAAGTTATTCTTCACTCTAGTCCCAAGAAAGTGGCCTACACAGTGATAACACAGGAGGAGCTGTCCGCAGACGAACTCGTCACCCCAGATGTTCTCCCTAGTTTGAGACCTCATGGTTTTTACGGGACCGGTCAGCAAACACTCAAATCATCAAAAGTTAATGAGATTGAGCGTTCGGCCTCAAATACCTCGGAGCCGACAGACGACACAACGCAATCTAAGAAGCAGCGCGGCAGACCAAAAGGCTGGAGGCCAGGACAAGCATACTCGACATCAACGCCAGGATCAACAACGTCTAATAAGGTCAAGAAATCCGTTGGGCGACCATTAGGATCAGGGAAAACTGGCAGGCCATCAGGGAAGCTCAAGCCTGAGGGGGAGTCTCGAGGGAGACCAGGGCGGAAGCCAGCCCAGACCGCACGGGACCAGTACAAGAAACTCAATCCGAAATTTCCCGTCTTTATATGTGAATGGGAGGGCTGCCCAGCCCAGCTTCACAATCTGGAAACTCTTCGCAAGCATATTTTCATTGTTCACGGCCAGCCAGAGGTTTCACCGGcgccttcatcctcttcatcagcAGTAGCAGGACCAGACGAAAAGCACAGCGACGACGGCCTGATAGTCTGCAAATGGGCGAAATGCATttcctcgccaaccccccgATTTCAAGATGATTTTCGCACCCACGTCGAAGAAGTCCATCTTGTACCGTTTGCCTGGCACTGCGGTGACGGACCGCAGAACACCTCTGTCAGCCCCAAGCCTGAAGTCATGCTGCCGGCACTACCGAAATATTTATTCGATGAGGCAGGTCGACAAGTTACACCCTCAGTAGCAGATCAACAACTCGAGACAGATGAGGATAAGAGGAGAAGGGTTTCAAAAATAGCGGCCCTGACTGAGAAGGCTAATGAGAACGCGCCAGACGAGCCGGAGTATGATGAGAAGCAGATGGAGCTTATTATCGCATTTATGGAAAAGAGGAACTTGAGGCAAAGGGAACTGAAGAAGTATGCGGAGTGGGTGACGGGGGAGGGTGTTATCTTGCCCGtggaggagaaagaggagagggatAAGTGGAGGGGGCGGATGAGATGA
- a CDS encoding hypothetical protein (COG:I; EggNog:ENOG503P8QR), with amino-acid sequence MITDSELYSLAIFLGSAAMVLIIIYHFFEVNAEDQPPVNAKGPASKLK; translated from the coding sequence ATGATTACCGACAGCGAGCTTTACAGCCTTGCCATCTTCCTTGGCTCAGCAGCCATGGTTCTGATTATCATCTACCATTTCTTCGAGGTCAATGCCGAAGATCAGCCGCCAGTAAACGCAAAGGGTCCGGCCAGCAAACTGAAATGA